In the Chloroflexota bacterium genome, CACCGAACGGGAAACGACTCGGACCCACGATGTCGTCGAAGACCTTCAGCGAGATGACTGACATGGAGCTGTCCGCGCTCTGGTTGTACTTGCGGGGTGTGCCGCCGTTGACATTGCAGAAATAGCCGGGCCGCCGGTCGAGCGCTCGAACGGCGCCTGAAGGCGTCAAGCCTACCCTGCGCGGCGAGCCCCATCCCTTCGTCGGTCTGGATACGCGCTACGCTATCAATAGCGTAAGCCACTGACAAAACATATCCACGAAATTATGGCAATGGTGGTCAAGGCCGTTCAATCTGCATAATGCGCCGTTGTCCCAAAGGAGCAACCATCATGAACACAACCATGTTGAAGAACCGATCTCTACGGAACTTTATTCTGTTGCTGTTTGCTCTATCCATTCCGCTTTGGATATTCGGTTCGATCTTTGAGGTGCAGATCTTTCCAGGGTTCAATTTGTATCAGCTCCCGCTTGCGATGCCGGCGGTCGCAGCGCTGATTCTCATTTATCGCGAAAACGGGGAAACGGGCGTCATTGCGCTCTTGAAAAGAACGTACGACTTCCGCAACATCAAATCCAAGATCTGGCTTCTCCCCATCCTGCTCACATATCCCAGCATTGGCTTTCTTGATTACGTGATACAGCGAATGTCTGGAATCTCCCTGCCATCGCCACAGTTCTCGTTACTCATATTGCTCGGTTACAGCACCGTATTTCTTCTGACCTTTGGCGAAGAACTGGGCCTGACGGGTTATGCGCTTGACCCGATGCAACAGCGCCATAGTGCGCTTATGTCTGGCCTGCTCCTTGGATTGGTATGGGCAGGCTATCATATTCCAAGTTTCATCATCAGCGGATTTTACTCATTCGAGTGGATGTTCTGGCATGCCGTCTACACCATAGCGGGCCGGGTTTTGTTCGTCTGGGTCTATAACAACGCGGGAAAGAGCTTGTTTTCCATGGCTTTGTTCCATTCGACCTTTGGCCTGTTTTGGGTTCTTTGGCCACAAACAGGCAATTTGCAGAAAGCCACGCCCGTTTATGACCCGCGCATCGCAGCAATCATTGCCATATCCTATGTCGTGATAGTGACGCTGCTGTGGGGCTCGCAGACATTGGCGCAATACCGGTTTGCCCGATCAGGCGGCCGCATGGCAAGCGAAGAGCAACCGCGGGCGACAGGCTGAAGAGCGGCGCCCAGTTATACCGCAAGTCACGTTCTTGATAACGTAGGAGGGACTTATGAACACAACATTCGACCCTCGGACGCTGGCGGCTGACCTGTCCGAAGTGCATCGCATTTACGCCGGCTTTTTCGCCGGCCTGGATGCGACCCGTTGGGACAAACCGGTCAAGGGCAGTGCGACCGAGTGGCCCTTGCACGAAACGATTGCCCACCTGTGCGCTCTGAATGGGGACGGACTTGCGAGTATCAAGCATGCCTTACGCGGAGCCGTTTACAAATTCCCTGGCTTGGACAACCGCTACGAATTCAATACCTTCAACCGCAAGGGAATTGACGACCATCTGGGCATTTCGCTGGAAGCGCTGTGTGCAAGGCTTTTGGACATCCTTGATGAGACCACCAGCATCGCCCGCAATCTGCAACCCGACCAGGCTGAACTGACCGTGCACATGCCAATCTACAACCGCCCGGTCTGGATCGTTGAAGTGCTCGGTATCATCCACATCCATATGGGTTTGTTTCACTCCGCGCAGGTGGCTGAGCCAACGGGCTTGCCGCCACTGTGGATGCAATTCTCACCCGAGCTCCGCCATCGGGTGATCGAGCGGACGATGCGCGCCTTCAGTCTGTTGTACCGCCAAGATATCGGCGGTTCGCTGCGCACAACGCTTGCGTTCCGCGTCGATGGTCCCGGCGGGGGCGAATGGTACGTGGAACTATCGCCGGATGCGCCTACGTCGGGCGAGGGCACCGTCGATCACCCTGGGCTGGTGATCCATCTGCGCGACACGGCCGTTTTCTGCCGGATGCTGACCGCCCGGTTGAATGTGCCGCTCGCCTTGATCAGCGGCGCCATGAAACTGCGCGGCGACTTGCGCCTGTTTCTGCGCATGGACAGCCTGTTCAGCGTGGATGCCCGGCCGCCAATGGCCGCACCGACCAGAACCTCATC is a window encoding:
- a CDS encoding CPBP family intramembrane metalloprotease, whose translation is MNTTMLKNRSLRNFILLLFALSIPLWIFGSIFEVQIFPGFNLYQLPLAMPAVAALILIYRENGETGVIALLKRTYDFRNIKSKIWLLPILLTYPSIGFLDYVIQRMSGISLPSPQFSLLILLGYSTVFLLTFGEELGLTGYALDPMQQRHSALMSGLLLGLVWAGYHIPSFIISGFYSFEWMFWHAVYTIAGRVLFVWVYNNAGKSLFSMALFHSTFGLFWVLWPQTGNLQKATPVYDPRIAAIIAISYVVIVTLLWGSQTLAQYRFARSGGRMASEEQPRATG